A stretch of the Lytechinus variegatus isolate NC3 chromosome 5, Lvar_3.0, whole genome shotgun sequence genome encodes the following:
- the LOC121415857 gene encoding snurportin-1-like — MSTEPNLKLDDLAAAFSGTVGVSFSAESSATVHPRMCMFKTRESKQSQWERRKEKLRLQREKRRDYADVARKLAEEDYANITFSDDEEEETMDHTSPTSGKNKSNKGKRKGKKERYYSNQLMLSEWLDDVPSDLAENWLMVPCPKGRRTFIITSKGRTCHYTKSGHCMNMFQSSLPGGSSGQSKSRSNYTILDCIYSEIHRTYWVLDCMCWHGHPVYDSETEFRFYWLHSKLAEEPHLATGFKKHPMKFFGLPSFKCDRQTLQDAMAQPMPFKDELDGLLFYHKALHYTPGVTPLVGWLKPWMLPEILGVPIPDALMAKRPPGAQLRPPSTTPSPAKPEQMVQSPKDGKGDAKIEAMDESPAKS; from the exons ATGTCGACTGAACCAAATTTAAAGTTGGACGATCTTGCAGCAGCATTTTCTGGGACGGTCGGAGTCTCTTTCTCCGCGGAAAGTTCGGCGACGGTGCATCCCAGGATGTGTATGTTCAAGACGCGGGAGAGTAAGCAAAGTCAGTGGGAGAGACGGAAAGAGAAACTGCGGCTTCAGAGAGA gaaaCGTAGAGACTACGCTGATGTAGCCAGGAAGCTTGCTGAAGAAGATTATGCAAACATTACATTCAGTGATGACGAGGAAGAGGAAACCATGGATCACACCTCACCAACTTCGGGGAAAAATAAGAGTAACaagggaaagagaaaaggaaagaaggagCGATATTACAGCAATCAG ttgatgTTATCTGAATGGTTAGATGATGTTCCATCAGACTTGGCAGAGAATTGGTTGATGGTTCCATGTCCTAAGGGAAGAAGAACATTCATCATAACAAGCAAG GGCAGGACCTGCCACTACACAAAGAGTGGTCATTGTATGAACATGTTCCAGAGTTCTCTACCAGGTGGATCAAGTGGACAGAGTAAGAGTAGATCAA aTTACACTATCCTTGACTGTATCTACAGTGAGATCCACAGAACCTATTGGGTGTTAGATTGTATGTGCTGGCATGGCCATCCTGTGTACGACAGTGAGACTGAGTTCAGGTTCTACTGGCTTCATTCTAAGCTAGCAGAGGAACCACATCTGGCTACCGGATTCAAGAAACATCCC aTGAAATTTTTTGGCCTTCCCTCCTTCAAGTGTGATAGACAGACATTACAAGATGCTATGGCCCAGCCTATGCCATTCAAG GATGAGTTGGATGGGCTACTCTTCTACCACAAGGCGCTTCACTACACCCCTGGTGTTACCCCACTGGTCGGTTGGCTAAAACCCTGGATGCTACCGGAGATCCTGGGCGTGCCCATACCAGACGCCCTGATGGCTAAGAGACCGCCTGGGGCGCAACTGAGACCCCCTTCAACCACCCCTTCGCCTGCTAAACCTGAACAGATGGTGCAGAGTCCAAAGGATGGGAAAGGAGATGCAAAGATAGAGGCAATGGATGAGTCTCCAGCAAAGAGCTGA